GAGAATTCGTGAGGATAACGGCGCGCGTGTTCCGGCAACAGCCCCACGCTTTTCAGTAACGCCTGCACCTGCGGCGTGGCCTCTTCCAGCGATTTCACCAGACCGTGCAGCATCAACGGCTCGGCAATGGTGAACCCGACGGTGAGACGTGGGTTAAGCGAGGCATAGGGATCCTGGAATACCATCTGGATTTCGCGGCGCAGCGGCTGGAAGTCGCTGTCTTTCATCAGGGAAATTTCCTGCCCCTGAAAGTAGATACTTTCGGCTTCGCTCTGCACCAGACGCAGCAATGCCCGCCCGGTGGTGGATTTGCCGCAGCCGCTTTCGCCCACAATGGCCAGGGTTTCGCCCGGCCAGACGTTGAAATCAATCTGCTCTACGGCATGGACATGGTGGGTGACGGACGAAAAAATACCGCTGCGCACGGGGTAATAGACGCGCAGACCGCGGATATCCAGCAACGGGTCATCGTCGTAGCGGGCGGTGATCTGTTCGCTATTATCATCGTCGGACTGTTGACCGAGCAACGGGAAGCGTTTCGGCCAACGGTTTGCGCGCATATCGCCCAGTTTGGGCACGGCGGCCAACAGCGACCGGGTATAAGGATGTTGCGGCCGGGTGAAAATCTGCTCGACGTCGCCTTGTTCCACCACTTCGCCTCGATACATCACCACGACGCGATCGGCGATTTCGGCCACCACGCCCATATCGTGGGTGATGAACAGCACCGCCATATCACTTTGCTGTTGCAGATCGCGCAGTATTTGCAGAATACGCGCCTGCACGGTGACGTCCAGCGCGGTGGTGGGCTCATCGGCGATCAGCAGTTGCGGGTCGCAGGCCAGCGCCTGGGCGATCATCACGCGCTGGCGCATGCCGCCGGAAAGCGAATGGGGATAGCTTTTCATCACCCGATCAACATCGGCGATGCGTACTTTATGCAGCAGCTCGCGCGCTTTTCTATCCGCGCTGGCCCGATCGCAAATCTGGTGGTCGCAGAGCGCTTCCGTCAACTGATCGCCGACTTTCAGCACCGGATTCAGCGAGGTCATCGGCTCCTGAAATATCATCGCCATTTCACGGCCGCGTAGCTGACGGCGCTGGTCGGCCTTCATGTTTAACAGATTATGTTGCCGCCCGTCGCGCGCGGTAAATTTAATGCCGCCCCGTTCAATGTCGGCGGCATCGGCCAGCAGCCCCATTACGGTTAGCGAGGTGACGGATTTCCCCGAACCACTCTCACCCACCACGGCAACCACTTCCCCCTTATTCAGGGTGAATGAAACGCCTTTCAGCGCCAGATGCTTGCCGGAGCGCCCGCTGAAGCTGACGCTCAGATCGTCGATTTCCAGCACCGGCCGAGGCGCGCCACCGGGTACCGTGTCGGTTACCGCACCCGTTTGCATGATATCCGTCATTGTCACTCCGGTTGGTTGGGTCATAGCCAGATTCGTCCGCGGTTATAGGTCAGGTAAGGCGAGCTGTCCGCCGCCAGCCAGATGGGGCCGTCGAGATCGACGTATTCGGCCGCCGTGGTGATCGGCAACGCGGCCTCCATCGCCATGGAGGAACCCAGCATGCAGCCGACCATCACCCGCAGGCCGTAAAGTTTCGCTTCTTCCACCATGGCCAGCGCTTCGCTTATGCCGCCGCATTTATCCAGCTTGATGTTGATCATGTCGTAACGGCTGCGCAGTCCGGCGATATCGCCGCGGTGATGGCAGCTTTCATCGGCGCAAATCGGAATGGGGTGCGCAAAGCGCAGTAAATCGTCATCTTTGCCGGCCGGCAGGGGTTGTTCCACCATGGCGATTTGATAGCGGGTCAGCGCATTAAACAGGCTGCCGAGATCCAGTCCGCCCCAGGCTTCGTTGGCGTCGATAATCAGTTTGGTGTTGGGCGCCGCTGCGCGAATGGCGGCGACTTTCTCCAGAATCAACTCGCGATCCAGCTTGATTTTCAGCAGCAAAGCATTACGGGAAACCGCGTCCGCGGCGGCGGCGACCATGTTTTCCATGCTGTCGAGGGAAAGGGTTTCTGCGGTGATGACGGATTTCGGCGGCTGAATGCCGAGATTCTGCCACAGGGTCTGTTTTTTCAACGCCGCGTTGAGCCGCCATAGCGCGCAGTTCAGCGCGTTTCTGGCGGCGCCCGGCGGCAAATGGGTTTGTAGCTGCTCAATACTGAGGCCGTTTTCTACCGCCCCGGTGACTTCTTGCAACTGCCGACAAACGCTTTCTGGCGATTCGCCATAATGGGGCGTCGGCGTACATTCGCCCTGACCGATGAATCCCCGTTCCTCCAGCATGACCCGAACAACGGCGACGGCGCTGCGGGTGCCGCGGGAAATGGTGAAGGGGCGCGCCAAAGGCAGGTTTACCGTTTCGATTTGCATATGACGCATGATTAACCTTGCCCCCGCTGCTGTTTAACGCTGATACCGGTAGCAAGGTGTTGCGAAAAACCCATAAGGCGCAGATGAGACGTGGCGGCGGCTGGCTCGTTTAACGCCAGGAGTTCAGGCTTTTCACTGAAGAGCGGCAGGTAAGGCCGGGGGATCGACATAACGCTTTTCTCATCTATGGGTAGGTGATGCTAAGAATATTTCACGCGCTATTGGCATTGACGAATACTTGTTCATCGGTAGGGTATAACTTGAGGTTATACCCATCAGGGGTATGACTTTGTGTTATTGCGCGAGGGGGCCGGACAGGGTTTTGGGAAGGTGTATTTTCGGGGAGTTTCGACTGCTTGGCGGAGGTTATTAAGGCTATAGAACGCGGCGTGTGTTTTGAAATTGTAATCAAGCGCCATGAGGCAAGGTAGGCATTGTCGCGCTAAGGCCGTATAATGCGCGCCAGTTAACGTTTACCCGCCGGAGATGATCCATGCGCCCTACAGGCCGAAGTGCACAGCAAGTACGCCCCCTTAAATTAACCCGCCATTACACCAAACACGCCGAAGGGTCTGTTCTGGTTGAGTTCGGCGACACCAAAGTTCTATGTAACGCTACGGTTGAAGATGGCGTACCGCGCTTTCTGAAAGGACAAGGCCAGGGTTGGGTGACCGCCGAATACGGTATGTTGCCGCGCGCGACCCACAGCCGTAACGCCCGTGAAGCGGCGAAGGGCAAACAGGGTGGCCGGACGATGGAAATTCAGCGCCTGATTGCACGTTCGCTGCGCGCCGCCATCGATCTGAAAGTGCTGGGTGAGTACACCATCACGCTGGACTGTGATGTGTTACAGGCGGACGGCGGTACGCGCACCGCATCGATTACCGGCGCCTGTGTGGCGCTAGCCGATGCGCTGAACAAGATGGTCGCCGACGGCAAGCTGAAAAAGAACCCGATGAAGGGCATGGTGGCGGCGGTATCGGTTGGCATCGTCAACGGCGAGGCGGTCTGCGATCTGGAGTATATTGAAGACTCCGCCGCGGAAACCGACATGAATGTGGTAATGACCGAGGACGGCCGCATGATTGAAGTGCAGGGCACCGCGGAAGGCGAACCCTTTACCCACGAAGAGTTGTTGTCTTTGCTGGCGCTGGCGCGCGGGGGGATTGAGAACATCATCCAGGCGCAGAAAGCCGCGCTGGTTGATTAATTTTTTAAACCAACAGGCCTGCCCGTTCTATCGCCACCCCCGCCTGCCGCCGCGGGGATGACGGCGCGAGTATTCGCAGGAACGATGGCAGCGGGCGCAGACCAGCCACGATCAATCAATTCACTCACATCTCAGGAGATGCAGTAATGAAAGCCTATCAGCGCCAGTTTATTGAATTTGCGCTCAGCAAACAGGTATTAAAGTTCGGTGAATTTACGCTGAAATCAGGGCGCATCAGTCCTTATTTCTTTAATGCCGGCTTGTTCAATACCGGGCGGGATTTGGCGTTACTGGGGCGCTTTTATGCCGAGGCGTTGGTGGATTCAGGGATCGCGTTCGATTTGCTGTTCGGGCCGGCTTACAAAGGCATTCCCATTGCCACGACCACGGCGGTGGCGCTGGCCGAACACCACGATCGCGATCTGCCTTACTGTTTTAACCGTAAGGAAGCCAAAGATCACGGTGAGGGCGGCAACCTGGTGGGAAGCCCGCTGCAGGGACGAGTGATGCTGGTCGATGACGTTATCACCGCGGGTACGGCGATCCGTGAATCCATGGCGATTATTGCCGCCAATGGCGCTCGGCTCGCCGGCGTTATGATTGCGCTGGATCGTCAGGAGAAAGGACGTGCCGATATTTCCGCTATTCAGGAAGTAGAACGCGACTACCAGTGCAAAGTCATCTCTATTATTACTCTGAAAGACCTGATCGCCTATTTGGCTGAAAAACCTGAAATGGCGGATCACCTGGCTGCGGTTGAAGCGTACCGCGATCGATACGGGGTCTGATCGGGTCTGCAGGGTGAAGGGCGCGCACGCGTCCTTTATCTCTTCCACAGCTTTCTCCGCCGGCCGCTCCGCGCCGTATGCCGGATGTGCGGAGATGAACTGAGCATCCGTCTGGGGTTTAGCCTATGCGGGCAAACCGGTCTACATACGGGGACGGGGAATCGCGGATCGGGAATTTTGCCGCAGTATGCGGTTAACTTGTGGCGTTCAGCCACAAGCATGGTTTTTAGTTCAGTTGCGCGGCCAGTAGCGGCCAGCGGGTATCGAACTCCTGGGTTGGGCGATAGCGGAATTCAGAGCGAATAAACCGCGAGAGCATGCCTTCGCAAAATGCCAGCAACTGGCTGGCCAGCAGCGTTTCATCATGCTGAAAGCCTTTGCCGTCACGTAATTTTTGCTCACGCAGCACCTGACGCAGTTGCGACTCGATGCGTTCGAAAAGCTGATTGATACGCCCCTGTAAACGATCCTGTTCAAACATCAACGCGTGCCCGGTCAGAATACGAGTCAAACCCGGATTCCGCTCCGCAAACCCCAGAATAAGCAATAAAATCAGACGCAGACGGTTAAACGTTTCTTTCTCATCTTGCAGAATCAGGTTGATGCGGGTAGTCAGGCTATCCTCAATAAACTCGATCAGGCTGTCGAACATCCGCGTTTTGCTGGGAAAATGCCGATAAAGCGCGGCTTCAGACACCCCAACGTTCGCGGCCAGCTTTGCAGTGGTAATGCGTTGGCTGCCGTCGCTGGATTCCAGCATTTGCGCCAACGCCTGCAAAATTTCCTCGCGGCGATTCCTTTTCGTATTTTCTTTTTCTGCCATGTATGAAAAGACCCTTGCTAAAAATTTGACGGACAAACACCCGCTAGCGCCATAGTCGCAATGTTGCGCTATGGCTTATATGTATTTTTTACTATGCCGGGTGAGGGGCAGAAACGCGTCAGTTGCGACCCGAATGGCCGAAGCCGCCTTCCCCGCGTTCGCTGCTGACGAAATCTTCGACCAGATTAAACTCGACCTGAACGACCGGAACGATGACCATCTGCGCGATACGTTCGCCGGGTTCAATAGTGAAGGTCTGTTGACCACGGTTCCAGACGGAAACCATTAATTGTCCCTGATAGTCCGAGTCGATCAACCCAACCAGGTTGCCTAACACCACGCCATGCTTATGGCCCAGTCCGGAGCGCGGCAGCACCATCGCGGCCAGATTAGGGTCGGCGATATGAATCGCCAGTCCTGTTGGTATCAGGACGGTTTTCCCGGCTTTCAGCTCCACGGCCTGATCCATACAGGCGCGCAGATCCAGCCCGGCGGAACCCGGCGTAGCATAGGTCGGTAACGGGAATTGTTGTCCAATACGCGGGTCAACAATCTTTACGTCGATTTTTTTCATCATAACGGCTGACAATCTCGTCGATTAAGTTTTGGCCAAGAAGACGTTTATCGCATTGTGGCAACTGCTTGTCTCCGTTGCGCCAGAAAAGATGTAATGCATTGGTTTCGCTATTGAAACCATGCCCGGAAAGGGAGACGTCGTTAGCGCAGATCAAATCCAGATTTTTACGCGTCAGCTTTTGCCGGGCGTATTCTTCCACATTCTGGGTTTCGGCGGCAAACCCGACGACATAAGGCCGATTTTCACTCATGGCGGCGACATCAGCGATAATATCCGGATTTTTTATCATGGCGACAGTCATTTCATCACCCTGCTTTTTGATTTTTTCATCGGCGATATGTTTGGCCCGGTAATCCGCCACGGCCGCACAGCCGATAACGATATGTTGCTCGGCGGCTGCGGCCATCACCGCCTGCTGCATATCCAGCGCGCTGTTGACGTCGATACGTTTGACGTTGTTCGGTGTCGCCAGGGTTACCGGCCCGGCGATCAGCGTCACGTTCGCCCCTCTGTCGGCGGCGGCCTGGGCGATAGCGAATCCCATTTTTCCTGAACTGTGATTACTGATGAAACGCACCGGATCCAGCGCTTCCCGCGTCGGGCCCGCGGTAATCATAATGTTCAGATGTTGCAGATCGTTGGCCGCGGTAAAATGGCTTCGGGCCAGTTCAATAATTTCCAGCGGATCAATCATTCTGCCGGGACCAACATCACCACACGCCTGGCTGCCGCTGTCCGGCCCCCAGATCGATAAACCCCGCGCGGCGAGCGTACGCAGGTTGTCCTGCGTCGGCGCGGCGCGATACATCTGCTGGTTCATGGCGGGAACCACGGCGATAGGCGCGGACGTCGCCAGGCAAATGGTGGTCAGCAGGTCATTTGCCATGCCTGCGGCCAGACGCGCGATGAGGTCGGCCGTCGCCGGCGCCAGAATAACCAAATCGGCCCATTTCCCTAGTTCGATATGACCCATAGAGGCTTCCGCCGCCGGGTCGAACAAATCGTCCGACACCGGGTGACCGGATACGGCCTGCAGCGTCAATGGCGTGATAAAGGCCTTGGCGGCCTGAGTCATGACGACACGCACTTCCGCGCCGTTGTCGCGCAGGCGTCTCACCAGCTCGGGGCATTTGTACGCGGCAATGCCGCCGCTGATGCCAAGCACGATTCGTTTGCCTGAAATACCTTTGCCAACAAGCGCTTTGTCAGAGGAGAGCCCGTTCGGGCTGGAAAGTGCCGTCATCATCATGGTCCGATAAAAACCCTAGAGAGGGCGTTATTTTATCATAACCTTGGCGCAGGAGATGAATCTTAAGACGTCCGTCCGCTTTTCTGACGAAATTGCGAACCGATTCGCAGGTTGTCGCCGCCGGCATCGCGACTCGATTCGGGCCGTGTCATGATGTCGGCCGGTCGGAAAGGAGGGGCGATGGACTGGAGAGATAAGCAGGCGCCGCGGGAGAAATTAGTGAATTTCGGGGCCGAAACGCTGACGGATGCCGAACTATTGGCGATTTTCCTACGCACCGGAATACCCGGCATGAACGTGATGCAACTGGCGGAGAGTCTGCTGGCGCAGTTCGGTTCGCTGCATCAGTTGATGTCCGCGGAGCAGGATGCGTTTTATCGCGCGAAAGGCATCGGCATTTCAAAATATACGCAGTTAAAAGCGGTGGTGGAACTGTCGCGTCGGCTGTTTTCGTCCCGTTTGGCGGAAGAGAATGCGATGCTGAGTCCTGAAATCACCGGTCAGTACCTGCAATTATTGCTCTCCCGTCAGGAACGGGAGGTCTTTTTAGTCATGTTTTTAGATAATCAGCATCGGGTTATTCGTCATCAGGAGATGTTTGCTGGTACTATTAACTGCGTAGAAGTACACCCGAGGGAAATTGTGCGTGAGGCGTTGAAGTCCAATGCGGCTGCATTGATTCTGGCGCACAATCATCCGTCCGGGAAAGCGGAACCCAGTCAGGCCGACCGTGCGATAACCGAACAAATCACTAAAGCCTGCCTGCTATTAGAGATTCGCGTGCTTGATCATCTGGTCATTGGGCATGGTGAATACGTCTCTTTTGCCGAGCGTGGGTGGATTTAACAGATATTTCCGCGATCCAACGGGATCTTTAGTTGTTCGGGACTTGAGCACTTACGCTTCAGAGCGTATACTACGCCACCTTTGAGAATCTTGGGTGTGGCGTTAAGAGCCTATCTCAGCAGGTTTACCCTGATGACGGAGTCTTTTCAGTGAAGTTGCTGAGATGGGCTCTATAGCCTGACGAGGCGGCCAACACCCATGACGAAGCTCGAGCTGATTTGATTTTTGGAGAATAGACATGTCCCGAGTCTGCCAAGTTACTGGCAAGCGCCCGGTGAGCGGTAACAACCGTTCCCACGCACTGAACGCGACTAAACGCCGTTTTCTGCCGAACCTGCACTCACACCGTTTTTGGGTTGAGGGTGAAAAGCGCTTTGTAACGCTGCGCGTATCCGCTAAAGGTATGCGTGTTATCGATAAGAAGGGTATTGAGACGGTTCTGGCCGATCTGCGTGCCCGTGGTGAAAAGTATTAAGGAACTGAATCATGGCTAAGGGTGTTCGCGAGAAGATCAAGCTGGTTTCTTCTGCTGGTACTGGTCACTTTTATACCACCACGAAGAACAAGCGCACGAAGCCGGAAAAATTGGAACTGAAGAAATTCGATCCAGTTGTCCGTCAACATGTGATCTACAAAGAAGCTAAAATTAAATAATTTTAGTGGATTGCTAAAAACCCTGCCTCGGCAGGGTTTTTTTATGGTTGCCGATCCCAACCATCATGTTTGTGAAGGCTGAGGCAGGTATGGTCGGCGCCGCATCGCAGCCAAAATGCTTCCCGGCTGCCGCTGTTTATCCTGCGGGCTGTTGTTGCGCGACGTTTAACATCACTCCCGATGATTTTTTACCGCGGATCGATGCCGTATGTTGTTTTATGTTAATGTAATCAGAATGTTCCAGGAGACGAGTCATGCCTGAATTACCAGAGGTTGAAACCAGTCGTCGGGGAATTTCTCCCTACCTCGTTGGCCATACGATTCTCTATGCCGAAGTCCGCAATTCCCGCCTGCGCTGGCCGGTTTCCAACGAAATTTTGTCGCTTAGCGATCAGGTTGTGCTGGGCGTTCATCGCCGCGCCAAATATCTGCTGATTGAATTAACCACCGGGTGGATCATTGTTCATCTGGGCATGTCCGGCAGTCTGCGTATCCTGCCTGAGTTCATTGAGCCGGGTAAGCACGATCACGTTGATTTGGTCCTGGATAGTGGTAAGGTGCTGCGTTATACCGATCCGCGCCGCTTTGGCGCCTGGTTATGGTCCAACAATCCGCAAGAGAGCCCGGTGCTGGCGCATTTGGGACCGGAGCCGCTGAGTGATGATTTTTCCGGTAACTACCTGTATCAGAAGTCGCGAGGCAGGAAGACGCTGGTTAAGCCCTGGATTATGGATAATAAGGTCGTGGTCGGCGTAGGGAACATCTATGCCAGCGAGTCACTGTTTACGGCCGCAATCAGGCCGGACAGGGCTGCCGGTTCGTTGAGTGAAGCTGAAGCAATGCTGCTGGCGGACACCATTAAACGGGTTCTGTTGCGTTCAATTGAGCAAGGCGGGACAACATTGCGTGATTTCCTGCAATCGGATGGTAAACCGGGGTACTTTGCTCAGGAATTACAGGTTTATGGTCGTAGCGGCGAGCCTTGCCGGGTTTGCGGCACGCCGGTAGAGGTTGCGAAGCATGGACAGCGAAGCACGTTTTTCTGCCGCCGCTGCCAGCGTTGATTTCATTGCAATTGATACATAGAGTAGCCGGCAGAGTAAAATTTCTTTTTGATTATTACAGCCCGACTGTTCCAATTTATTGAGTATATATTCTAAATAATTCGAGTTGCGGGAAGGCGGCGGCACAGCGAATAAGCAACTTGAAGTATGACAAGCATAGAGAAGTAAAAGGGTAGATATATGCATCGTATATTGGTTATACGAATTGATTTTCTTGGCGATATGGTTTGTTCTACTTCACTTATTCATTCATTAAAACAGCGCTGGCCGATGGCTGAAATTCATGTTCTGGCGAATAAGTACAATGCACCGGCATTGGATAAAAATCCAGACGTTCATGCTGTTCATTATTATGTTTATAGTAAAAAATTTGAAAAAAACCGGCGGCCTGGCAGATTAAATGCGTTTATCGATCGTTTTAAGCTGATTTGTAAATTACGTAGCCTTAATTTCGATCTGCTGATAATACCTAATGGTGGTATGAATAAGAGTTCTATTCAATTCGCCAAGTTTCTGAATGTTAATGATTGCCGCTGGCACACGGAAGACAGTGGATTTGATGATAGAATTGAATCACACATTAATAAACGTGTAATGAAGCATGAAATTTTATCTGGCTATGAATTAGTTCCAGAGTTAGGGCAAGTAGAGATAAATAAGTTGAAATTATATGTCTATCCCGACCATTCATTACAAAACAAATGGATTAAAATTCTTGGGGAAAAGCATAACCCTCGAATTGGTTTATTCATATCGAATAAATCGGATGCCCGACGCTGGTCATGGAATAAATGGCATAACCTGTCGCTAAAATATGGTAAAGATATTGATTTTATTATTTTTTATGCGCCGGGAGGTCAACCCGCCGCCGAGCAGTTAAATGATATCAACGCTCGCTGTGTATCAACAGATACCGTGTCGGATTTGATAGCAGCGATGAGCCAATTGGATGTGATCGTATCAGCAGATAGTGCCCCGGTACATATTGGCGCGGCGCTACAAATACCGGTTATCGCTTTATTTGAATCAAGGCCGGAAAAATATTTACGTTGGTATCCATTGGGGGTTAAACATATTTTAATTCACGAAGGACCTCGGGTTGAGGATATTAGCGTGGAGTCAGTGAAAGGCGCCATAGACTTATTTCTCAAGGAGTTGCGCTAGCCTAATCGGCCTGTTTCAACTTCTTTTTTAGCGCGTCAGCATGGATCTGGGGAGAAAATGTGAGACATCATCGCCGTGACGAGCCAGGGATGATGAAATAAAGGACCATTCTTGCGAAGGCATACGAAACACGCTTTCTCGTGTCGGCATCAGATGGTGGTTATCCCTGACGAACCAGACGTGGATCGATAAAAAAGCTCTCTATTGTGACAGAGTTAAGTGCAAGGGCCGCGGCAGGATGGGTGATATTGAGTAGCGCATTCCATTCGCCGGTAATAGTGCTGGGAACCTGCAGCACCAGACCATTCGCCGGATTGCTGAGCCATTCGTCTCCAATGCGTTGCGTGGAGTGGGGCGCGGGGTCGGTCTGCCAGTCATCCGGCAGCGCATTGCCATCCAACGAAGAGACAAGCTCCTCGGGAACCCGAATTCTGAGCATACAGTATCCCTGGGCGATATCTTCGAGTTCGAGGTGCACCAGATTCTCCAAAACGCACAATGCCTTAGTGCTGCCCAGATAAACGCAACTCTTTCCTGGGGAATTCCAGCGTCCGCCGTAAATTCTCGCACCATACCCATCAAAGGCCGTTGCCGCATACCGCTGTTTTACCAATCGATAGAAGCTTAGCTCGGCCATTAACTGATGACACCGTACTCAATCTGACCGATAAGCGTCAGAACGGCTTCCGCCCCGGTTGGTGTGGAAAGCAGATCGGCAGGTTTTTTACCGCCAAGTCCCTTGGCGGGTTTATTCAGCCACGCCGCCATGCGTTCCGAATTACCGTTGAAAAGCTGACTGGCTGCGGCAATCGTCCGGGCGAGCAGGTAAATCCGGGCGCTTTGTTCTGGAGAAAATCGTTTCTCAGGGCTTTTTACCCGCCGGTTGTATGTGGTCCGGTCGATACCCGCCATACGGTAAAGTTGTTGCTCATCAAAATGTATAAGGTCCGCCATGTCTTTGAGTAGTGACACGTTCAACCCTTCCGTAATGCGCTCATGAGCATCCACGGCCATTTCTGGTAGGTTCAAATAAACCATCAGCGATTTTGGCGCATGTTCTGGTGATTTGGGCGTAAAAATGGAAGTCGTCATATTGCCCTCCTGTTCATATGAACAAAATTATAGCGCATATGAGTGGAAAATGAAGTGATGAATTTTCCTACGATTTTTGGCTAAGGGAATTGATGGCTAGTTATAGCGTGTTGTGAACGGGGATGAGGCATCAGTCCTGATGATGGGAAGACTGCGCTAGGGGAACGATGCCGGCGTTTACCAGCATACAAAGGCGGGAATGGCGTCACCATTTGCATAACGGAATCATTGGGGACTGAGATTCAGGCCAAGGCCAGTTTCTTTTTCAGCGCGGCAGCTATGGATTTGGGGAGAAAATGTGAGACATCACCGCCGTGACGAGCGACTTCCTTAAC
This window of the Brenneria goodwinii genome carries:
- the rpmG gene encoding 50S ribosomal protein L33, with translation MAKGVREKIKLVSSAGTGHFYTTTKNKRTKPEKLELKKFDPVVRQHVIYKEAKIK
- the dgcA gene encoding N-acetyl-D-Glu racemase DgcA, which codes for MRHMQIETVNLPLARPFTISRGTRSAVAVVRVMLEERGFIGQGECTPTPHYGESPESVCRQLQEVTGAVENGLSIEQLQTHLPPGAARNALNCALWRLNAALKKQTLWQNLGIQPPKSVITAETLSLDSMENMVAAAADAVSRNALLLKIKLDRELILEKVAAIRAAAPNTKLIIDANEAWGGLDLGSLFNALTRYQIAMVEQPLPAGKDDDLLRFAHPIPICADESCHHRGDIAGLRSRYDMINIKLDKCGGISEALAMVEEAKLYGLRVMVGCMLGSSMAMEAALPITTAAEYVDLDGPIWLAADSSPYLTYNRGRIWL
- a CDS encoding ABC transporter ATP-binding protein — protein: MTDIMQTGAVTDTVPGGAPRPVLEIDDLSVSFSGRSGKHLALKGVSFTLNKGEVVAVVGESGSGKSVTSLTVMGLLADAADIERGGIKFTARDGRQHNLLNMKADQRRQLRGREMAMIFQEPMTSLNPVLKVGDQLTEALCDHQICDRASADRKARELLHKVRIADVDRVMKSYPHSLSGGMRQRVMIAQALACDPQLLIADEPTTALDVTVQARILQILRDLQQQSDMAVLFITHDMGVVAEIADRVVVMYRGEVVEQGDVEQIFTRPQHPYTRSLLAAVPKLGDMRANRWPKRFPLLGQQSDDDNSEQITARYDDDPLLDIRGLRVYYPVRSGIFSSVTHHVHAVEQIDFNVWPGETLAIVGESGCGKSTTGRALLRLVQSEAESIYFQGQEISLMKDSDFQPLRREIQMVFQDPYASLNPRLTVGFTIAEPLMLHGLVKSLEEATPQVQALLKSVGLLPEHARRYPHEFSGGQRQRIAIARAMALQPQVIIADEAVSALDVSIQAQVVNLMMDLQKNTGVSWIFISHDMAVVERIANRVAVMYLGQIVEIGPRQSVFNSPQHPYTRRLLASVPIADPSKRGTRQFDDSEIPSPLRKAGESVAKTRYRQVAPHHWVADSGSDAQPMS
- the coaBC gene encoding bifunctional phosphopantothenoylcysteine decarboxylase/phosphopantothenate--cysteine ligase CoaBC, which translates into the protein MTALSSPNGLSSDKALVGKGISGKRIVLGISGGIAAYKCPELVRRLRDNGAEVRVVMTQAAKAFITPLTLQAVSGHPVSDDLFDPAAEASMGHIELGKWADLVILAPATADLIARLAAGMANDLLTTICLATSAPIAVVPAMNQQMYRAAPTQDNLRTLAARGLSIWGPDSGSQACGDVGPGRMIDPLEIIELARSHFTAANDLQHLNIMITAGPTREALDPVRFISNHSSGKMGFAIAQAAADRGANVTLIAGPVTLATPNNVKRIDVNSALDMQQAVMAAAAEQHIVIGCAAVADYRAKHIADEKIKKQGDEMTVAMIKNPDIIADVAAMSENRPYVVGFAAETQNVEEYARQKLTRKNLDLICANDVSLSGHGFNSETNALHLFWRNGDKQLPQCDKRLLGQNLIDEIVSRYDEKNRRKDC
- the slmA gene encoding nucleoid occlusion factor SlmA, which translates into the protein MAEKENTKRNRREEILQALAQMLESSDGSQRITTAKLAANVGVSEAALYRHFPSKTRMFDSLIEFIEDSLTTRINLILQDEKETFNRLRLILLLILGFAERNPGLTRILTGHALMFEQDRLQGRINQLFERIESQLRQVLREQKLRDGKGFQHDETLLASQLLAFCEGMLSRFIRSEFRYRPTQEFDTRWPLLAAQLN
- the rpmB gene encoding 50S ribosomal protein L28, whose protein sequence is MSRVCQVTGKRPVSGNNRSHALNATKRRFLPNLHSHRFWVEGEKRFVTLRVSAKGMRVIDKKGIETVLADLRARGEKY
- the mutM gene encoding bifunctional DNA-formamidopyrimidine glycosylase/DNA-(apurinic or apyrimidinic site) lyase, producing MPELPEVETSRRGISPYLVGHTILYAEVRNSRLRWPVSNEILSLSDQVVLGVHRRAKYLLIELTTGWIIVHLGMSGSLRILPEFIEPGKHDHVDLVLDSGKVLRYTDPRRFGAWLWSNNPQESPVLAHLGPEPLSDDFSGNYLYQKSRGRKTLVKPWIMDNKVVVGVGNIYASESLFTAAIRPDRAAGSLSEAEAMLLADTIKRVLLRSIEQGGTTLRDFLQSDGKPGYFAQELQVYGRSGEPCRVCGTPVEVAKHGQRSTFFCRRCQR
- the radC gene encoding RadC family protein; translated protein: MDWRDKQAPREKLVNFGAETLTDAELLAIFLRTGIPGMNVMQLAESLLAQFGSLHQLMSAEQDAFYRAKGIGISKYTQLKAVVELSRRLFSSRLAEENAMLSPEITGQYLQLLLSRQEREVFLVMFLDNQHRVIRHQEMFAGTINCVEVHPREIVREALKSNAAALILAHNHPSGKAEPSQADRAITEQITKACLLLEIRVLDHLVIGHGEYVSFAERGWI
- the pyrE gene encoding orotate phosphoribosyltransferase, with the translated sequence MKAYQRQFIEFALSKQVLKFGEFTLKSGRISPYFFNAGLFNTGRDLALLGRFYAEALVDSGIAFDLLFGPAYKGIPIATTTAVALAEHHDRDLPYCFNRKEAKDHGEGGNLVGSPLQGRVMLVDDVITAGTAIRESMAIIAANGARLAGVMIALDRQEKGRADISAIQEVERDYQCKVISIITLKDLIAYLAEKPEMADHLAAVEAYRDRYGV
- the rph gene encoding ribonuclease PH, giving the protein MRPTGRSAQQVRPLKLTRHYTKHAEGSVLVEFGDTKVLCNATVEDGVPRFLKGQGQGWVTAEYGMLPRATHSRNAREAAKGKQGGRTMEIQRLIARSLRAAIDLKVLGEYTITLDCDVLQADGGTRTASITGACVALADALNKMVADGKLKKNPMKGMVAAVSVGIVNGEAVCDLEYIEDSAAETDMNVVMTEDGRMIEVQGTAEGEPFTHEELLSLLALARGGIENIIQAQKAALVD
- the dut gene encoding dUTP diphosphatase — protein: MMKKIDVKIVDPRIGQQFPLPTYATPGSAGLDLRACMDQAVELKAGKTVLIPTGLAIHIADPNLAAMVLPRSGLGHKHGVVLGNLVGLIDSDYQGQLMVSVWNRGQQTFTIEPGERIAQMVIVPVVQVEFNLVEDFVSSERGEGGFGHSGRN